AAGTGGTTTTCACCCATCCAGCCAGTGGTGAATGGCACCAACGAGAGCCAAAACAACAAGTGTAAATTAGCCCATAGCATTGCCCCATTGGCCTGTTTAGTCACATGCAGCATATGATGATGATTGTTCCAATAGATCCCAATATAGACAAAACTCAAAATGTACGATAGCAACACTGGCACTAACGGTTGTATATCAGCCCAAGTATCGCCATGAGGAATCTTCAACTCCAATACCATAATCGTCAAAATAATTGCGAGTACACCATCACTAAACGCCTCTAACCGCTGTGTTTTCATCACCACTCCTGAATCTTGCTGGAATTACAGCTATTTGACAATTTTTGTCATATTGTGTCAACCCCCAATCGACTAGGCTTACCACTATACAAGTTGACAGCGGTTACGGAGGAACATCATGCGTTTGAAGAAATGGTCGTTGATTGCAATCGTGCTGGTTGGTTTATTGCTTGTTCAGCCTATTACCCCAAGCAGAGCCAGCCCGCAAGCTTTGGATATTGCTACCAGAGGATCGATTAGTTGTGCCACGCCTACGACTGATCGAATCGATTGCTTTGTGGTTGGCGATGATAAACAAGTTTGGCAACATTCATGGCAAAGTAGCCTTGGTTGGGGCAATTGGGTTGGTTTAGGCTTTCCCGATTTCACAATCGATACAGGTGGTGGGGTTTCGGCGGTTGCCCGTGATAACACAACGATTGATATTTTTGTGAGTGGCAAGGATGGTAATTTTTTCAATCTGTACCAACGCACCTGGAATGGCACAACTTGGAGTGATTGGATCAGCTTAGGCGGGCCAAGTTCGTGGGATATTTACGAATTGAGCTGTACCTCGGCCTCGGCCAACAACATTAGCTGTTTTGTTCGCGCTAGCGATAACCACCTTTGGCAAAAAACTTGGAGTGGCAGTGGTTGGTCAACGTGGAGCGATCTTGGAGCCTTCACCAATGGGCATCCATTTAAAGGCCTAGCTTCAAGTAATTACAACGCTGATAGTATTCTGCTGTTTGCTATCGGCAACGATGGTCATGCCTATCGTCGCTATTACGAAAGTGGTGTTTGGAGTGCATGGGTCGATGATGGCGTGCCAAGTGGCAGCCCATTCGAACAAGTGAATTGTCATGACCAAGCTGGCAGCAAAATAACCTGTGCGTTTACCGATACCATGGGGGACGTTTGGTATCGAACCTGGGAATCAGGCTGGAGCACATTTATGCCGCTAGCAACCCCACCCTCAAGTGGTAAGGGGGTTGCAGTAGCCCATTATTCAAGCTTGGGAACGGTAATCATCACGAATGCGCTCGATGGTAGGCTTTATCGAACATTCCTGACCGACTCAACGAGCGTTTGGTCAAGTTGGATCGACAATGGTCGCCCACAAGACATCCAAATCTTCCTGCCAATGGCAATAAAACCCAACTAGGCTTTGAGTAAGGCAAAATGGCGCATATCAGCAACCTGTTGCTTGTTGCGTTTGAATAATTCTTGATTGTAGCCGACAATCAAGGCCAGAGCGCTAGCTTCATATTCGCTGTAGTCTGCATCAAAATACATTGCAGCCGCCAGCATGAGGCTAGCGCGATCGGTATATTGATGGCCGATCAATTGGCGTTTCGCCGTAGCCAACGAAATTTCCGTAACTGGTAGGCCCGTCCCATAAATCAAGCCAATCAAGGCTCCCACAATCCGTTGACAGGCAATCAGATCAGCGGGCTGGGTTTTAGGCAATGGCGCATTAATCACACATTCAACCAATTTTGGATAATCGCGCAACCATTGTTGGCATGATTGGGCTGCGAGGATAATGCGTTGCTTGGGGGTACAACGGCGGGCATCAAGGTCAAGGTGGGCATGTTCAATAACTCGGGCGGTAGCGCGTTCGAAAACAACCATACCCAAATTTGCGGCTGAAATATCAAGTGCAAGAATCATCGTTCTACTCCCTTATGTTGTGTCATGGTTGAGGAGGTCGCGTGAATAGCCATGAACATGCGGCAATGGACATGGCTCTAGCCTCAGAATCTCAGTACCACCTATTCGCTAAACGGTTAATCCTTGGATGCTAACCCATAGGGGTGATATTTGATCCAGAATTGCCCCAAGTACTAGACCTATTTAGGTTACTGATACGACCTATTGTCTTAGGTCAGCCTTACCAAAAGGATTACTACCAAACCGCTGATTAAAGATTCAAGCCCTCAACCTTGGGGGTAGGACAATTGAGGAAGCAATAATGCCAAAAACGACTAAAACCACAAACGGCTCGCAAAATGGAGCCGCTTGTGGGAGAGAAGAGAGAGGAGAAGGTTTGACATGAATATAGCAAAACTAGTTTAATTTGTCAAGTAGCAATTAAATATTGCTTAGCGCCGCTGCAATAGATGTTTACAAAAAAAAGCTTAGCAAACTACTAACTCGTAGTACACTATTTAGGTGCTTGTTTATCGGCACACCACGATCTGCAATCAATCACCGAGAGGAATATCTATGGCTGCATCCGAGGCAGATAGCTTGCCGAAAGCTCGCCCATCACAACGGCTCAATCGACGCAAAATTGCCAGCATCATTATGGCTTGGATGGCACTGTGCTGGCTAATTATTGGCAGTGTGTTTTACAGTGTCGTACCTGGTGGCTGGCTGAGCATCCTTGGCTTGACGCTCTTGAGTTACATTCCCTTGCTCTTTGTGGCACGTTCGTTTGGCGGGCCAGTTGCGCCATCGGCGCATCTACGCTTATGGGGCTTTCGACCATTTTGGTATAGCCAATTGCTATTGCCATTGATGGCAATCGGTGGCTTGGTTGGTTTGATTATCGGCTTGCCCTTCCATAGCAGTGGCTTGCTGGGGCGTGGCTTGGCTGGTGGCATTGGTTTGCTCTATTTAACAGGCATTGGTTTGGCCTATTTTGGCTCACGCCGCCTAGCCGTGCGCGAATTGACCGCCAATTTGCCCCAATTGCCCAACGAATTAGCTGGCTTGAAAATTGTGCAAATCTCAGATACTCACGTCGGACCACATACTTCACGCCGCCACTTGCGTAACGTGGTCGCCGCAATCGAAGCCGCCAAGCCTGACCTGATTGTAATGACTGGCGATCAAGTTGATGATTATGTTGATGACGTTGAACCATTTGCCGCAGCCTTTGGCCAACTCTCCGCCCCTCTAGGCGTTGTCGCCATCGCTGGCAATCACGATGTCTATGCTGGTTGGGATGGAGTGCGATCTGGCTTAGAAGCTATGGGCATCAAAGTTTTGGTCAATCAAGCGACAGCTTTTAACTATCGTGGCGTGCGTTGGTGGCTAGCAGGCACTGGCGATCCCGCTGGAACCTATGTGGCCCAAGGTCGCGAAGTCGTGGCCCCCGATATCCCGAAAACCTTAGCTGATGTTCCAGCCAACGAGTTTCATGTGGTTTTAGCTCATAACCCAGCGCTCTGGCCAGCCTTGGCCCAACGTAATGTGCCACTGACCCTGAGCGGCCATACCCACTACGGCCAATTTGCCATCCCCAAACTTGGCTGGAGCATGGCCTCGGCCTTTTTGGAGCATGCCATGGGTCACTATCAGCTTGAGCAATCGCTACTCTACATCAATCCAGGTACAAATTACTGGGGCATTCCCTTCCGGCTTGGCACGAAGCCCGAAGTCACCGTGATTACTTTGCAACCCAGCCAAACTGCCTCAATCGTTGGGTAAACTTAAACGAGCTTAAACAAAAAGACACTCGGCAAAACCGAGTGTCTTGGTGACGCATACGGGATTCGAACCCGTGATCTTCACCTTGAAAGGGTGACGTCCTAGGCCGCTAGACGAATGCGCCGTGCAACGTTGTGTATTATATCCAGCAGCCAGTTTTTGTCAAATCGTTAGCTTGCGGCAATTTCCAGCGTTTCGGCGCTGGCTTGATTTTGGTTGCCACCGACCGCTGCGCTTGGGCTAATTTGCCAGTGATAATCAGCATCCAGCACGGCGGTAATGGTATCGTAGCCTGATGGAAAAACCAGCTGTTGAGGCTTGGTCGTTGTGTTGATAATGATGTCGTTCTCAACCACTGTATAGCCAAACACGATCCAATAATCAATCTTTGGGGTAAACGTTGCGGTCACGTTTGGTTCGGAAGCAACTACAAAAACTGGGCTACCAGCAAAACTCACGCCTATTTGCACCGCATTTGATCCGACCGTGCTATCTTGCACAATCACCAACGAGCCTGCTATCTCAGCTTTAGTTTGGTCTTTGAAGGTATAGGCATCGTCGATTTGGGTCAGGGTCACTTGGTTGTTTTGGCTCTCATCGGCAGGCCACAGCTGAATCAAGTTAGTCGTGATGCCAATGTTATCAACTGGAGCCACATTTTGGACCCAAGTAAATCCATAGGCCTGATCGTTCCAACTAAAGCTTGCTTGGGTTGTAGGATGAACTGGCTGGTTGATAAAGCGATAGGCCGCCAAATCACCAAGATCAGGACTTTGGGTATAGACCATCATCGAGCCAAAAGTCGGCGATTCGTTGACCATCACTAACGTCAATTGCTTGCTGCTCATTGTTCCTCCTAATTGCAAACTGTCAACACCCTAGCAATAAAGGTCAAGCCAAGCTAGTTTGTTGACAGTCGGGCAACCAAGAACAACTTGTTACAATTCGACAATCGATAGTCGGTCGAGCGCAAACATGCGTTGAGCATTGCGCAAGTAGCAGTAGGCATGCAAAATGTGGCGTTTACCCTCGACTGTCAAGCCCATCGGCAGCACACGTCGCTCAACCGGATCGCCGCCAGCAGTGCGATAGGAGATCATCAACGCTTGGCGGCTGGTCATTGCCGTCGAAATTTCTTGAATCAAGGGGCTTTCTTCGTCGCCAGGCAACAAGCCGCGCTGCGCTCGCAGCAAATCGGCCAAGGTATGCACACCTTTGCGATACAAAATATCCAGCAAATGCTCAAAAACTGGTCGCAAAGCCACAACATCGCTCATGGCACGATGCGAGGGCGCTTTTTCGCCTAAATTGGTTGCTAGCGAGGTCAAATTGTAGCGGCGGGCAGTGATGTAGCGCCGCGCCAACGCCAACGTATCAATAACTGGTGTTTCAAGTGGCGATACATTAATCCGACCTAATTCGCTGGTCAAAAACCCAATATCAAAATAGGCGTTATGAGCAACTAAAACCGCTTCGTGAAATAATTTATTGACTTTGGGCCAAACTTCGCCAAAAGATGGTGCATTGGCAACCATTTCGGCACTAATACCGTTTACCGCAAACGCAGCGGGATCAATTTCGCGTTGTGGATTTACCAAAAACTCACAGCGATCAATAATCTCGCGACCTTGAATGCGCATTGCCGCCATTTCACAAATGCGATGCCCAATTTGAACATCTAAGCCAGTGCTTTCCATATCGAACAACACAAACGGAATGGTGTGCAACGGACGATCAAGGAGAGTATACATGCGTGCTTCATTTCTAGTTCCCAGCGTGGGAAACATTTAACAACATCGCTCGACAATACCTGCAAAGAGTTTGCAAGGTTTATCGTTACTGATTGTCAGTCTAACACGCCTATGTGTCAATATTTGTCATTGTTAATAGCTGTTTTAGCTATCGTTGTCACTAATATCGGCAACGAGGGCTTTGGCCGCTTGTTGTAAATGGCTTGGGGCTACCAACATTTGTAAGCCACGTTGACCAGCACTCAAGCTAATGCGTGAATGCTGAAAGGCACTAAAATCGAGTACAACTGGCATTGCGCGGCGCGTACCTAAGGGCGAAACCCCACCTTTGAGATAGCCAGTCAAGCGGGTTAATTCCTCGATTGGAGCCATCTCAACCCGTTTATCGCCAAGTGCATCGGCCAATTTCTTGAGGCTTAGGCGATGATCACTTGGCACAACCGCCAAAACATAGCCTTTTTTCTCGCCTTTGGTCAATAACGTTTTAAACAACATATTGAGCGGTAGATTGAGCTTTTCGGCGGCTTCCTCGGCAGTAAATTCAGTTGCCTCAAAACTCAACAATTCAAAATCGCTAGTCACGCGACACATCACGTCAGTCGCTCGCGTTCGAGTTCCCATGATTGGCCTCCATTTGGGTTGATTTAGAGCATTATAGCGCTTGATTAGGTAGATTAAACCCGCCTAAAGATGCATGCCCTGCGGAAAATTAGCGTTATAATCAGCATTGAAATAGTAGCTCAATTGGAAGAGTGACGGACTTCTAATTCGAAGATGTGGGTTCGAGGCCCACCTATTTCAAACCAAACCATAAACCGTCGCTTAATGAAAAGCATTCCCATGCGACGGGAAAGATAGCGGTGCAAACCCGCCCGGTTTGTGGCTTTGGGATCATTGCAGAATGTGAAATAGTAGCTCAATTGGAAGAGTACTGACCTCCAACTTCGGGGATGTGGGTTCGAACCCCACCTATTTCACCCAAGCTAGCGCTGTCGCTTAATGAAAAGCATCACCCTGTCACGGTGGGGATGATAGTGCAAGCCTATCCAGTACCTAGCTTGGCTAAATGTTAGCTTGTTTACCCACGAAAGGAGTCCATGTATACAATTCTCAGCCGAACAGATCGAGCTTTGTCTGACGATTTTGCAACAGATTGCTGATGATCCTACCCAAATCGATCAGCATGATCGCTTTAAATCCTTAGTTGCCAAAATTTATAAACAAGGCCGCAAAGCCAAATCCGATCGCAAACGCCAACAAATCGTCGCCCACGATCAACAGTTGAGAGAACAAAGCCTTCTACTGCAACAGAAACGTGGCCAAAATTCGCCGCCGTTACTGCCAAGTACTCCAACCAGCGAACTGCAACAAGCCAATCATTGTTACATTTGCAAACAATCGTATACCAGCTTACACTTTTTTTACCATGCCTTGTGCCCTGCTTGTGCTGAGCTAAATTATCGTAAACGCCAGCAACGCGCCGAATTGAGTGGGCGAGTGGCGGTGGTGACTGGTGGCCGGATTAAAATTGGCTATCAATTGGTGTTACGTTTATTACGCGATCGAGCACGGGTGATTGTTACCACACGCTTTGCTCACGATTGTGCTAAACGCCTCAAAGCTGAGCTAGATAGCCACGAATGGCTTGATCGCGTGCAAATTTATGGCTTAGATTTGCGCATGCTGCCAGCAGTCGAGCAATTTATTGCCCATTTGCATGCCACTGAACCAAGCATCGACATCTTGATTAACAATGCTGCTCAAACAATTAAACGGCCTTACGAATTTTATCGGCCATTAGTTGAAGCCGAATATCAAGCCAGCAATGACGATCAAGCCTTGTTGGTACATGATCAACAACAACATTTGGATTGGCTCAAGCATGGATCAAATTACGCCTTGCTGGGCGCAGGCCAGCATGTGATCGACCATACTCACCATGATTATGATGGTTTGCCATTGGATTATCGCGAGCACAATAGTTGGTCGTTGCTGCTTGATCAAATTGATACCCGTGAGTTGCTTGAGGTTCAGTTAATCAATGCGGTTGCGCCATTTATGCTCAATAGCCAGCTAAAACCCTTGTTGCTACGTTCGTCATTCGCACGGCGCTTTATCATTAATGTTTCAGCAATGGAAGGCCAATTTCAGCGAGCGAGCAAAACTGCACGGCATCCGCATACCAACATGGCCAAAGCGGCGCTGAATATGCTGACCCGTACATCAGCCCAAGATTACGCTCAAACTGACATTTTTATGAATAGCGTTGATACGGGCTGGATTACCGATGAGAATCCTTATGCCAAGCAGCAGATGTTACAACAAACCCAAGGGTTTTATCCGCCACTCGATGCCATTGATGGTATGGCGCGGATCTATGATCCAATTGTCCAGGGGATTAACCACGCTGACGAGCCATTGTTTGGCCATTTTTTGAAAGATTACGCACCATATCCATGGTAAGGGAGAGCCACAATGAGCGAGCCAATGCTGTGCCCAATTCAACAGCCACTTCAGCGGCTTGATAGTCAGGCCGTTCTACAACCATTGCTTGACTATTTAAGCAACAATCAGCCAGTAACCAGCGCTACGACCTTTCCGCGTGGCACAGTGCTGCCCGATGGCCGCCTAGATTTATGTAAACAACAACTTGGGATTGAGGGCTGCCAACTGGTAGCCCAAGCCCTTGCTCAAAATACCACCATCAATAGCTTGTTACTGGGCACAAATGGCATCGGCAATGCTGGAGCCAAGGCCGTTGCTGAGTTGATTGAGCAAACCCCAGAACTGAAAATTGTCTATCTTGGCTGCAATGCAATTGAGGCCAGCGGCGTTGAAGCATTAAGCCAAAGCCTACGCAATAATCGCCATGTGCATGGTCTCTGGCTCAAGCGTAACCCGCTGGGCCTGGCAGGCGCACAAGCGATCGCCAACCTGCTTGAGCACAACCAGCATCTACGCACGCTCGATCTGGTCAATACCGATTTGGGCATGGATGGATTTGGATTGATTATGCAGGCCTTGATTCGCACCAACCGCAGCCTAGAACGAATTTATCTCAGCGGCAATCAACTTGAGCCAGAAGCCGCCGAACTGCTTGTCGAGTTGCTTCGGCATAATCCCAAGCTGAGCGAATTGTATTTGAGCGTCAATCAACTTGGTAATCGCGGG
The genomic region above belongs to Herpetosiphon gulosus and contains:
- a CDS encoding exonuclease domain-containing protein, coding for MYTLLDRPLHTIPFVLFDMESTGLDVQIGHRICEMAAMRIQGREIIDRCEFLVNPQREIDPAAFAVNGISAEMVANAPSFGEVWPKVNKLFHEAVLVAHNAYFDIGFLTSELGRINVSPLETPVIDTLALARRYITARRYNLTSLATNLGEKAPSHRAMSDVVALRPVFEHLLDILYRKGVHTLADLLRAQRGLLPGDEESPLIQEISTAMTSRQALMISYRTAGGDPVERRVLPMGLTVEGKRHILHAYCYLRNAQRMFALDRLSIVEL
- a CDS encoding SDR family oxidoreductase, producing MQQIADDPTQIDQHDRFKSLVAKIYKQGRKAKSDRKRQQIVAHDQQLREQSLLLQQKRGQNSPPLLPSTPTSELQQANHCYICKQSYTSLHFFYHALCPACAELNYRKRQQRAELSGRVAVVTGGRIKIGYQLVLRLLRDRARVIVTTRFAHDCAKRLKAELDSHEWLDRVQIYGLDLRMLPAVEQFIAHLHATEPSIDILINNAAQTIKRPYEFYRPLVEAEYQASNDDQALLVHDQQQHLDWLKHGSNYALLGAGQHVIDHTHHDYDGLPLDYREHNSWSLLLDQIDTRELLEVQLINAVAPFMLNSQLKPLLLRSSFARRFIINVSAMEGQFQRASKTARHPHTNMAKAALNMLTRTSAQDYAQTDIFMNSVDTGWITDENPYAKQQMLQQTQGFYPPLDAIDGMARIYDPIVQGINHADEPLFGHFLKDYAPYPW
- a CDS encoding metallophosphoesterase, translating into MAASEADSLPKARPSQRLNRRKIASIIMAWMALCWLIIGSVFYSVVPGGWLSILGLTLLSYIPLLFVARSFGGPVAPSAHLRLWGFRPFWYSQLLLPLMAIGGLVGLIIGLPFHSSGLLGRGLAGGIGLLYLTGIGLAYFGSRRLAVRELTANLPQLPNELAGLKIVQISDTHVGPHTSRRHLRNVVAAIEAAKPDLIVMTGDQVDDYVDDVEPFAAAFGQLSAPLGVVAIAGNHDVYAGWDGVRSGLEAMGIKVLVNQATAFNYRGVRWWLAGTGDPAGTYVAQGREVVAPDIPKTLADVPANEFHVVLAHNPALWPALAQRNVPLTLSGHTHYGQFAIPKLGWSMASAFLEHAMGHYQLEQSLLYINPGTNYWGIPFRLGTKPEVTVITLQPSQTASIVG
- a CDS encoding ribonuclease inhibitor produces the protein MSEPMLCPIQQPLQRLDSQAVLQPLLDYLSNNQPVTSATTFPRGTVLPDGRLDLCKQQLGIEGCQLVAQALAQNTTINSLLLGTNGIGNAGAKAVAELIEQTPELKIVYLGCNAIEASGVEALSQSLRNNRHVHGLWLKRNPLGLAGAQAIANLLEHNQHLRTLDLVNTDLGMDGFGLIMQALIRTNRSLERIYLSGNQLEPEAAELLVELLRHNPKLSELYLSVNQLGNRGAQTLAEGLAANQTLRVLELSSNGIGLEGGATLLEVAFAHPRLEQFKLGYAPSTKVLGAQANQLGDRGAQLISQLLPSNTSMRQLNLTRNGISKVGQTSLAQGLEYNYRLVDLAINHLQEPLISHYLERNRQQSGQSIQQHADIARIKSVYRTTIK
- a CDS encoding aminoacyl-tRNA deacylase encodes the protein MGTRTRATDVMCRVTSDFELLSFEATEFTAEEAAEKLNLPLNMLFKTLLTKGEKKGYVLAVVPSDHRLSLKKLADALGDKRVEMAPIEELTRLTGYLKGGVSPLGTRRAMPVVLDFSAFQHSRISLSAGQRGLQMLVAPSHLQQAAKALVADISDNDS
- a CDS encoding TMEM175 family protein — translated: MKTQRLEAFSDGVLAIILTIMVLELKIPHGDTWADIQPLVPVLLSYILSFVYIGIYWNNHHHMLHVTKQANGAMLWANLHLLFWLSLVPFTTGWMGENHFAAIPTAAYGIVMLGAALAYWILQRTIIRSQGANSSLAKLIGRDLKGKLSPLLYILAIGCAFIHPALAGFFYVAVAIIWLLPDRRIELHLSEIED